The proteins below are encoded in one region of Pelagibacterium flavum:
- a CDS encoding cytochrome P450: MSTSSRPQAKSFVPPENTLHEFQADTVEGFDDAHALFKDLRGRCPVAHSADFEGFWVVTRYADVVRVLADSQTFSTAKQNVVPRVATSGRRPPLHLDPPEHTPYRRAISPLFSSDRMAAWEPVVRTIVSDLLAPLVERGEADICVDFSYRLPIFVLAEFFHIPPRQAEKIRNIGADFNRALQVRDTAKLEETSLFLYDVARDIIAERKAAPLDPASDPTSALLAARDEDGKALPEDMILGTIRQLLVVGIIAPTTFTGSMAVHLARNPDHFALLKNDPSLVPAALEELLRLYTPYRGFARTAKADVEIGGRTIAKDEPIALAFTSANRDPEAFEDPDSFRLDRTNAKQHVAFGLGPHQCAGAPLARLMLRVTLEELVRRTSGWELAGPTPMTTWPEYGPLSVPVRFRREPAGERG, encoded by the coding sequence ATGTCGACATCGTCCCGCCCGCAAGCCAAAAGCTTCGTTCCGCCGGAAAACACCCTTCATGAATTCCAGGCCGATACGGTCGAGGGGTTTGACGATGCCCATGCACTGTTCAAGGATCTGCGGGGCCGCTGCCCCGTGGCCCACAGCGCCGATTTCGAAGGCTTCTGGGTCGTGACCCGCTATGCCGACGTCGTCCGCGTCCTTGCCGATTCTCAGACCTTTTCGACGGCAAAGCAGAATGTCGTCCCTCGGGTCGCCACCTCCGGGCGGCGGCCGCCCCTGCATCTCGACCCGCCCGAGCACACCCCATATCGCAGAGCCATTTCACCGCTGTTCAGCTCCGACCGGATGGCGGCCTGGGAGCCGGTGGTTCGCACCATCGTCTCCGATCTGCTCGCGCCGCTGGTCGAGCGTGGCGAGGCCGATATCTGCGTGGACTTTTCCTACCGGCTACCGATTTTCGTCCTGGCCGAATTCTTTCATATTCCGCCCCGGCAGGCTGAAAAAATCCGCAATATCGGGGCCGATTTCAATCGGGCGCTGCAGGTGAGAGATACCGCCAAGCTCGAGGAAACGAGCCTGTTTCTCTATGACGTGGCCCGCGACATCATCGCCGAGCGCAAGGCCGCGCCCCTCGATCCTGCGTCCGACCCCACAAGCGCGCTGCTGGCGGCACGGGACGAGGATGGAAAGGCGCTGCCCGAGGACATGATCCTGGGCACGATACGGCAATTGCTCGTGGTGGGCATTATCGCGCCAACGACATTCACCGGCTCGATGGCGGTCCATCTGGCCCGGAACCCCGATCACTTCGCGCTGCTCAAGAACGATCCGTCGCTTGTGCCTGCGGCTCTCGAGGAGTTGCTGCGGCTCTATACGCCCTATCGCGGCTTTGCCCGCACCGCAAAGGCCGACGTGGAAATCGGCGGCCGCACGATTGCAAAGGACGAGCCGATCGCGCTTGCCTTTACCTCTGCCAACCGCGACCCGGAGGCTTTCGAGGATCCCGACAGTTTCCGGCTCGACCGGACGAACGCCAAACAGCATGTCGCGTTCGGGCTCGGTCCGCACCAATGCGCCGGCGCACCCCTGGCGCGCCTGATGCTCAGGGTCACGCTCGAAGAACTGGTCAGGCGCACATCGGGGTGGGAACTGGCTGGCCCGACCCCCATGACGACATGGCCCGAATACGGTCCGCTGTCGGTGCCGGTGCGCTTTCGGCGCGAGCCGGCCGGTGAACGGGGCTAG
- the istA gene encoding IS21 family transposase, producing the protein MAFLSVIRRWHFRDGLSIREIARRTGLSRNTIRKYLRTDTVEPKFQVPDRPSKIDAFAEKLSGWLKAESRKPRKQRRTIKQIHADLVSLGFEGSYGRVAAFARRWKEERQREQNVSGRGVFVPLVFEPGEAFQFDWSEDWALIGGERIKLQVAHTKLCYSRAFIVRAYLLQTHEMLFDAHNHAFRVLGGVPRRGIYDNMRTAVDKVGRGKARQVNARFSAMASHFLFEPEFCNPAAGWEKGMVEKNVLDMRHRLFQPLPRANSLDELNVWLEQRCVALWEEIAHGAEPGSVANSWCIETPYLMTVPRAFDGFIEHTKRVSPTCLVHLERVRYSVPASFANRPVSVRVYPDRIVVVAEGQAICEHKRIIERHHGQGHTVYDWRHYLAVIQRKPGALRNGAPFADMPDGFRQLQRHLLGKPGGDREMVEILALVLHHDEQAVLAAVEMALEAGVPTKTHILNLLHRLIDGKPGTVPPVRAPQALVLGKEPQANVERYDTLRADKEVRHAS; encoded by the coding sequence ATGGCGTTTTTGAGCGTTATCCGGCGCTGGCATTTCCGGGACGGTTTATCGATCCGGGAGATTGCGCGGCGCACGGGCCTGTCCCGGAATACCATTCGCAAATACCTTCGGACCGATACGGTTGAGCCGAAGTTCCAGGTTCCAGATCGGCCAAGCAAGATCGATGCTTTTGCCGAGAAGCTGTCAGGCTGGCTGAAGGCCGAGAGCCGCAAGCCGCGCAAGCAGCGGCGCACCATCAAGCAGATCCATGCTGATCTGGTGAGCCTCGGTTTCGAAGGCTCTTATGGTCGTGTGGCGGCCTTTGCCCGTCGATGGAAAGAGGAACGCCAGCGCGAGCAGAATGTGAGCGGCAGGGGCGTTTTCGTTCCTCTTGTTTTTGAGCCTGGCGAAGCTTTCCAGTTTGACTGGAGCGAGGATTGGGCACTGATCGGGGGCGAGCGGATCAAGCTCCAGGTCGCCCATACCAAGCTCTGCTACAGCCGGGCCTTTATTGTGCGGGCCTATCTGCTCCAGACCCACGAGATGCTGTTTGATGCCCACAACCATGCCTTCCGAGTTCTGGGCGGCGTCCCGCGCCGGGGCATTTATGACAACATGAGGACGGCCGTGGACAAGGTTGGCCGTGGCAAGGCACGTCAGGTCAATGCCCGGTTCTCGGCCATGGCCAGCCACTTCCTGTTCGAGCCCGAGTTCTGCAATCCCGCTGCCGGTTGGGAAAAGGGTATGGTGGAAAAGAACGTGCTCGATATGCGGCACCGGCTTTTCCAGCCCTTGCCACGTGCAAACTCGCTCGATGAGTTGAACGTCTGGCTCGAGCAGCGCTGTGTGGCTCTATGGGAAGAGATTGCTCATGGCGCGGAACCGGGTTCGGTTGCCAATTCCTGGTGCATCGAGACGCCGTATCTGATGACCGTGCCGCGGGCCTTTGACGGGTTCATCGAACATACCAAACGGGTCTCGCCCACCTGCCTGGTTCACCTCGAGCGCGTTCGCTATAGCGTTCCGGCCTCGTTCGCCAACAGACCGGTCAGCGTCAGGGTCTATCCGGACCGCATTGTCGTTGTCGCTGAAGGCCAGGCGATCTGCGAGCACAAGAGGATTATCGAGCGGCATCATGGGCAGGGTCACACCGTTTATGACTGGCGCCATTATCTGGCGGTGATCCAGCGCAAGCCCGGTGCCCTGCGCAATGGTGCACCCTTTGCCGACATGCCCGATGGATTCCGGCAACTTCAGCGCCACCTTCTGGGCAAACCCGGTGGCGATCGTGAGATGGTCGAGATCCTGGCTCTGGTTCTCCATCACGACGAACAGGCGGTGCTGGCCGCGGTCGAGATGGCGCTGGAGGCCGGGGTGCCCACCAAGACCCATATCCTCAACCTGTTGCACAGGCTGATCGATGGCAAGCCGGGAACGGTGCCGCCAGTCAGGGCACCGCAGGCCCTTGTGCTGGGCAAGGAACCGCAGGCCAATGTCGAGCGCTACGATACCCTGCGCGCGGACAAGGAGGTGCGCCATGCGTCA